One genomic segment of bacterium includes these proteins:
- a CDS encoding ABC transporter ATP-binding protein: MPSDVIRVESVSKTYKVGETEVKALRDVSISIPSGQFVAIMGPSGSGKSTFMNLLGCLDHPDEGTIFLDGTDITHLDRNERATIRNRKIGFVFQNFSLLARTPVVENVELPLMYSGTSAAERRARAEDALSRVGLGTKMHNQITQLSGGEQQRVAIARSLVNHPPLILADEPTGNLDTRTSFEIMAIFQRLNQEGISVVLVTHELDIATFAMRNVMFRDGRIVSDVAVASPRVAEDDLAQMQAA; encoded by the coding sequence ATGCCATCCGACGTAATTCGTGTCGAGTCCGTCAGCAAGACCTACAAGGTCGGCGAGACTGAAGTCAAGGCTCTGCGCGACGTGTCCATCAGTATTCCGTCCGGCCAGTTCGTGGCGATAATGGGTCCGTCCGGTTCGGGCAAGTCCACGTTCATGAACCTGCTGGGATGCCTCGACCATCCGGATGAGGGTACGATATTCCTTGACGGGACCGATATCACGCACCTGGACCGCAACGAACGGGCCACAATCCGTAACCGCAAGATCGGTTTTGTGTTCCAGAACTTCAGCCTGCTCGCCCGCACGCCCGTAGTCGAGAACGTCGAGCTGCCACTCATGTATTCCGGCACATCGGCTGCCGAACGCAGAGCGAGGGCAGAGGATGCGCTATCGCGCGTCGGGCTTGGTACGAAGATGCACAACCAGATAACCCAGCTCTCGGGCGGCGAGCAGCAGCGCGTGGCGATTGCCCGCTCGCTCGTCAACCATCCGCCGCTCATCCTGGCCGACGAGCCGACCGGAAACCTCGACACCCGGACAAGCTTCGAGATCATGGCCATATTCCAGCGGCTCAACCAGGAGGGTATCTCGGTCGTGCTGGTGACGCATGAGCTCGACATCGCCACGTTCGCGATGCGCAACGTAATGTTCCGTGATGGTCGGATTGTTAGCGACGTGGCGGTGGCTTCCCCGCGCGTGGCGGAAGACGACCTGGCGCAGATGCAGGCAGCATGA